One part of the Myxococcales bacterium genome encodes these proteins:
- the uvrC gene encoding excinuclease ABC subunit UvrC, whose translation MGSGRAGRNCPLRHGHPRPQASRRRANRPKANRHAGSSTGRRTCPHLEARGNGRGRADRRTSRAAGGPPLRGRSPCPLEPPAPAAREHPARAQRDSRGVRDRPPRDHGRAGSDDRAAPREARALTRVRERLPGLRSDIPQGRRVSEAPPETPEGPTLREATAEEGGRSLDEILARLPALPGVYVMKDHAGKILYIGKAGNLRNRVRQYFQPNTGDVRDFVPLLGRIVGDIETVITTNEKEALLLENTLIKKHKPRFNVNLRDDKNYLVLRLDPAAPWPRLEVVRQLRDDGAHYFGPYHSASSCRYALRVVNRHFQLRTCTDHVLQTRRRPCLQHQIKRCPAPCVLPVDRDEYAEQVRDVRLFLDGKKDELMERLRTRMMAAAKSLNFEAAATVRDQIRALENTLQEQRVVSGDFADQDVVGYYREGLALEIAVISIRGGQMSGARNFSFAGQEFPDAELLSTFLGLYYDLNPAPPSEVLLPFSIEDAELKSEWLTELARGGGGRRVTLHVPQRGPKADLVSLAQKNAAAAFASRRNAQKDAEETMALLQRRLRLPQLPRAIECYDISHVQGTDAVASMVVFIDGKPDKSRYRTFKIKHAAGAAGNDDFASMYEVLSRRFRRAREAAEAGEQESSWRLPDLLVVDGGKGQLGMALAAARDVGIDTSAGGGLVIVGLAKARTDEATSTSAAPRARPRRGRASISGEGDDDSRRPDRVFLPHAKDPIPIRPNSAEMFVLQQLRDESHRFAVTFHRAQRKRRTLRSSLSDVPGIGATRQRALLRHFGSLKKIRDASLEALTDVPGMSRAAAQAVFEHFARLPLAEALAGPEGSEPRDHVAEGSFPSPAEEADDDALESAFAAEDALAFEGPLEVEGEGEGEASDSGLAPDEEADEDEGPTPPGK comes from the coding sequence ATGGGCTCTGGCCGCGCTGGGAGGAATTGCCCTCTTCGGCATGGTCACCCGCGCCCTCAAGCAAGCCGTCGAAGGGCAAACCGCCCAAAGGCAAACCGCCACGCCGGCTCCTCCACCGGCCGTCGCACGTGTCCCCACCTGGAAGCCCGTGGAAACGGGCGAGGGCGTGCTGATCGACGTACGTCTCGTGCCGCGGGCGGCCCGCCTCTTCGTGGACGGAGCCCCTGCCCCCTCGAACCCCCTGCGCCTGCCGCGCGGGAGCACCCGGCACGAGCTCAGCGCGACAGCCGAGGGGTACGAGACCGCCCACCGCGTGATCACGGCCGAGCAGGCTCAGACGATCGAGCTGCGCCTCGCGAAGCGCGCGCCCTGACGCGCGTCCGAGAGCGGCTTCCGGGACTGCGATCCGATATACCTCAGGGGAGACGCGTGTCCGAAGCTCCTCCCGAAACACCCGAAGGCCCCACCTTGCGCGAAGCCACCGCCGAGGAGGGGGGGCGCTCGCTCGACGAGATCCTCGCCCGCCTGCCCGCCCTGCCCGGGGTTTACGTGATGAAGGATCACGCAGGCAAGATCCTGTACATCGGCAAAGCGGGAAACCTGCGCAACCGGGTGCGGCAGTACTTCCAGCCGAACACCGGCGACGTGCGCGACTTCGTTCCGCTGCTCGGGCGCATCGTGGGTGACATCGAGACGGTGATCACCACCAACGAAAAAGAAGCGCTGCTGCTCGAGAACACGCTCATCAAGAAGCACAAGCCGCGCTTCAACGTGAACCTGCGCGACGACAAGAACTACCTCGTGCTGCGCCTCGACCCGGCCGCGCCCTGGCCGCGCCTGGAGGTGGTCCGGCAGCTGCGGGATGACGGCGCCCACTACTTTGGCCCCTACCATTCGGCTTCATCGTGTCGGTACGCCCTGCGGGTGGTGAACCGACACTTTCAGCTGCGGACCTGCACGGATCACGTGCTGCAGACGCGCCGGCGCCCTTGCCTCCAGCATCAGATCAAACGCTGCCCGGCTCCCTGTGTCTTGCCGGTGGATCGCGACGAGTACGCCGAGCAGGTGCGCGACGTGCGCCTGTTTCTCGATGGCAAAAAAGACGAGCTGATGGAGCGGCTGCGGACCCGCATGATGGCGGCGGCAAAGAGCCTGAACTTCGAGGCGGCCGCCACCGTACGGGACCAGATTCGGGCACTCGAGAACACGCTGCAAGAACAGCGCGTCGTCTCGGGTGATTTTGCCGATCAAGACGTCGTGGGTTATTACCGCGAGGGTCTGGCCCTCGAGATCGCGGTGATCTCGATCCGCGGCGGTCAGATGTCGGGGGCACGCAACTTCTCGTTCGCAGGGCAGGAGTTTCCGGATGCCGAGCTTTTGTCCACCTTCCTCGGTCTCTACTACGATTTGAACCCGGCGCCCCCCTCCGAAGTGCTCTTGCCTTTTTCGATCGAAGACGCCGAGCTCAAGAGTGAGTGGCTCACGGAGCTGGCGCGAGGCGGGGGCGGACGCAGGGTCACCCTGCACGTGCCCCAGCGGGGGCCCAAGGCCGATCTCGTCTCGCTCGCGCAGAAAAATGCGGCGGCGGCTTTCGCCAGCCGGCGCAACGCCCAAAAGGACGCCGAGGAGACGATGGCCCTTTTGCAAAGGCGCCTGCGCTTGCCCCAGCTGCCCCGGGCCATCGAGTGCTACGACATCTCGCACGTCCAGGGCACGGACGCGGTGGCCTCGATGGTCGTATTCATCGACGGTAAACCGGACAAATCGCGCTACCGCACGTTCAAGATCAAGCATGCAGCCGGCGCCGCCGGCAACGACGACTTCGCATCGATGTACGAAGTGCTCTCGCGCCGGTTCCGGCGGGCCCGCGAAGCGGCGGAGGCGGGCGAGCAGGAATCCTCCTGGCGCTTGCCCGATCTGCTGGTGGTGGATGGCGGCAAGGGCCAGCTGGGGATGGCCCTGGCGGCCGCCCGCGACGTGGGGATCGACACCTCGGCAGGCGGGGGCCTCGTGATCGTGGGCCTCGCCAAGGCCCGCACCGACGAGGCGACGTCGACATCAGCCGCGCCCCGCGCGAGACCTCGCCGGGGGCGCGCCAGCATCTCGGGGGAAGGCGACGACGACAGCCGACGCCCCGACCGTGTGTTTCTCCCCCACGCCAAGGATCCGATTCCGATCCGGCCCAACAGCGCCGAGATGTTCGTCCTGCAACAGCTGCGCGACGAGTCCCATCGTTTCGCCGTCACGTTCCACCGCGCCCAGCGCAAACGTCGCACCCTGCGTTCGTCCCTGTCTGACGTTCCGGGCATCGGCGCCACTCGGCAGCGCGCGCTGCTGCGCCATTTCGGCAGCCTCAAGAAGATCCGCGACGCTTCGCTCGAGGCCTTGACCGACGTCCCGGGCATGAGCCGTGCAGCCGCGCAGGCGGTGTTCGAACACTTTGCACGTCTGCCCCTGGCCGAGGCGCTCGCCGGGCCCGAGGGCAGCGAGCCCCGCGACCACGTCGCCGAGGGGTCTTTCCCAAGCCCGGCCGAGGAGGCCGATGACGACGCCCTCGAAAGCGCGTTCGCCGCCGAGGACGCCCTCGCGTTCGAGGGTCCCCTTGAAGTCGAAGGAGAAGGGGAAGGTGAGGCGTCCGACTCTGGCCTCGCGCCTGACGAGGAGGCCGACGAGGACGAAGGGCCCACCCCGCCGGGGAAGTGA
- a CDS encoding TlpA family protein disulfide reductase: protein MLRLWCTAALGLLVGCAPAVKARPAGSGPAFAAPGQADPLRAEGPAQILSVGEIHERIRRSPHTLTLLHVWATWCSPCVEELPLMADLADRLPARGIALLSVSLDDPSARSAVRVGRVIDGRARGQLTRAIARFENADAFIESVDPQWEGSIPALFAFGAGGKLVGALYGEATRAEIETFVGTLQEPTRGR from the coding sequence ATGCTTCGCCTTTGGTGCACGGCGGCTTTGGGGCTGCTCGTGGGCTGCGCCCCGGCGGTCAAGGCGCGCCCGGCAGGCTCCGGTCCCGCATTTGCCGCGCCGGGGCAGGCCGACCCGTTGCGGGCCGAGGGGCCCGCCCAGATCCTCTCCGTGGGCGAGATTCACGAGCGCATCCGCCGCTCGCCCCACACGCTCACTCTGCTCCACGTCTGGGCCACCTGGTGTTCACCCTGCGTCGAGGAACTGCCGCTCATGGCCGATCTCGCCGACCGTCTCCCCGCACGCGGCATCGCACTTTTATCCGTGTCCCTCGACGATCCGAGCGCCCGCAGCGCCGTGCGGGTCGGGCGGGTCATCGATGGGCGTGCCAGGGGCCAACTGACGCGCGCCATCGCCCGTTTCGAAAACGCCGACGCCTTCATCGAGAGCGTGGATCCGCAGTGGGAGGGCTCGATCCCCGCCCTCTTCGCTTTCGGGGCCGGCGGAAAGCTCGTGGGGGCGCTTTACGGCGAAGCCACGCGGGCCGAAATCGAAACGTTCGTGGGAACGTTGCAAGAGCCCACCCGCGGGCGGTGA